From the Alteromonas sp. CI.11.F.A3 genome, the window CTCACTCCGCTGAGCCCGTTCCTGTGCCAAGAGGCTCAGGGCTAGTGTACAGCCCCGACTCTCGCGACCGTGAATATCAGCAGCATGTTGCCGTAGACCCAGGCTACAGAGACCCACTACACCAAGGCTTCTCTCCTTCTCAAACCCACAAACGCTTAAATGACTATGCATCGCAATTAGCGATGGAGTTAATGGATAACGCAACCCGCCTTACCCAGCAAGACACGGTGGGGGTAACCAGTTTTGTGCGCTTAAATGAATCTTTAGGCGATAGCACGGTGTTGGGCAATCAACTTTCTGAATACCTTATTGCCGAGCTTCAAGATTTTGGGTTAGCTGTTGTAGACTTTAAAATGGCTGGCGGCGTGACAGTAACCCCTTATGGCGACTTTGTATTAAGCCGCAAAGCGAATTCATTGGCCAAACAAGTGTCGATGGATCATGTAGTGACAGGCACCATTATTGAAGATGACAGGGGCGTTCGTATTAATGCCCGTATTGTTTCAATGCAAAACAAGCAAGTTGTAGCCAGCGCGAATATTTACATTCCTGCGTTTATCGTTACCGATTTAAATAAAGGCTTAACGGCTCACGTGCCAGTAGAATAACGCGATACCCATCGGTGGGTGTTTAACGGCCGGTGATAATTTAATTAAACAAGAAAGCGCAGTGTGAAGTGCCCTTAAATGGGCGTTCAGCACTGCGCTTTTTTTATTGCAGCTTAAAAATAGCGATAAAGGCCAT encodes:
- a CDS encoding FlgO family outer membrane protein — its product is MKRLIVLLAMGLTVNLTACTSTESIGSFWLSDDGEISHSAEPVPVPRGSGLVYSPDSRDREYQQHVAVDPGYRDPLHQGFSPSQTHKRLNDYASQLAMELMDNATRLTQQDTVGVTSFVRLNESLGDSTVLGNQLSEYLIAELQDFGLAVVDFKMAGGVTVTPYGDFVLSRKANSLAKQVSMDHVVTGTIIEDDRGVRINARIVSMQNKQVVASANIYIPAFIVTDLNKGLTAHVPVE